One genomic window of Candidatus Nitrosopumilus sediminis includes the following:
- the tmk gene encoding dTMP kinase → MIIVIEGGDQAGKLTQSTLLEKALKKQKIKTKLFHFPDYDTPIGKEIRKYLDGKRKFPPQVIHCLLAANRWEKFDEILAAEEKNSVLIMNRYYHSNLVYGLANGLKQKWLETLDDGLPKADLVILLDVTQKESFSRSPQNQRGKIMKRDKFEKNKQFSRKISQIYRTTAKKKHWKIIDASKPKLEIHEEILKTFSKKLGL, encoded by the coding sequence ATGATTATTGTTATTGAAGGAGGAGACCAGGCAGGAAAATTAACACAATCAACTCTGTTAGAAAAAGCCCTGAAAAAACAAAAGATCAAAACTAAACTATTTCATTTCCCTGATTATGATACACCAATAGGTAAAGAAATTAGGAAATATCTTGATGGGAAACGAAAATTTCCTCCTCAAGTAATTCACTGTCTTTTGGCAGCAAATAGATGGGAAAAATTTGATGAAATTTTAGCAGCTGAAGAAAAAAATTCCGTATTAATTATGAATAGATATTATCATTCAAACTTGGTATATGGGTTAGCAAATGGCTTGAAGCAAAAATGGCTTGAAACTCTTGATGATGGTTTACCAAAAGCTGATCTTGTAATATTACTTGACGTTACACAAAAAGAATCTTTTTCAAGATCTCCACAAAATCAAAGAGGTAAAATTATGAAAAGAGACAAGTTTGAAAAAAATAAACAATTTTCAAGAAAAATATCTCAAATTTATCGTACTACTGCAAAGAAAAAACATTGGAAAATCATTGATGCATCAAAACCTAAACTAGAAATTCATGAAGAAATTCTAAAGACATTTTCAAAGAAACTTGGGCTATGA